GCCAGGGCACGTCGGCGGGGCGGACGAGCGCGGGGTCGCTCGCGATCGGGGCGTCGACCCCGCAGCGCTGCAGCACGCGGCGCGCGAGCTCGCCGACCGACGTGCCGACACCGCTCGCGACGTTGTACGCCTCCCCCGGGGAGCCGCGCTCGGCGAGCGAAATATAGGCGGCCACGACGTCGCTCACATGCAGGAAGTCGCGGACGGGTCGCTGGTTGCCCATCCGGAGCGCGCCGCCGCGCAGCGTCCGCGCGCGGCGGACGAGCGCCGGCAGCAGGAAGTGCGGCGCCTGCCCGGGGCCGCTGTGATTGAAGCTGCGCGTCGCGATCACGCGCACTCCCGCCGAGCGCCACGCCTCGAGCGCGATCGCTTCCTGCGCCACTTTCGTCGCCGCGTACACCGAGTGCGGGCGCTGCTCGGCGCGCTCGGCGACGGGCATCTCCCCCTCCTCGTGCCGGCCGTACTGCTCTGCGCTCCCCGTGACGACCACCACCGGGTCGAGCACGCCCGCGCGCTTCCGCTCGCGCAGCAGGCCGAGGAGCCGCGCCGCGGCGACGACGTTCACCTCCGCGGTGGCGCCCGGGTCGTCGCCGGCCGCCGGCACGAACGTCACGCCGGCGAGGTGAAAGACCGCGTCCGGGCGCGCGGCGTCGAGGGCGTCGGCGAGATGCGCCCCGTCGCGCACGTCGCCGGTGACCCAGCGGACGCCGTCGATCGCCGCCGGCTCGAGCGCCGCGCCGGTGACGTCCCACCCGCGCTCCACGAGCTCGCGGGCGAGCCAGCGGCCGACGAACCCGGCGGCGCCGGTGATCAGCGCCCGCACTAGACGCGGCCGCGCGTCGGCGTGTGGCCCATCCGCCGGTAGCGGGCGACGTCCGCTTCCACCATGCGCTGCACGAGCTGCTCGAACGTGACCGTCGGCGTCCAGCCGAGCTTCTCGGCCGCCTTCGACGGGTCGGCGACGAGCAGGTCCACCTCCGCCGGCCGGAAGAACCGCTCGTCGCGCGTCACGAACTCGCGGTAGTCGAGTCCCACGACGTCGAACGCGCGCTGGCAGAAGTCGCGCACCGAGCACGTCGTGCCCGTGCCGACGACGAAGTCGTCCGGCTCGTCCTGCTGCAGCATGCGCCACATCGCGTCGACGTAGTCGCCCGCGAAGCCCCAGTCGCGCCGCGCGTCGAGGTTGCCTAACGGCAGCCGGTCGTCGAGGCCGAACGCGATGCGCGCCACGCCGTCGCTGATCTTGCGCGTCACGAACTCGAGCCCGCGCCGCTCGCTCTCGTGGTTGAACAGGATGCCGCTCGCCGCGAACAGCCCGAAGCTCTCGCGGTAGTTCACCGTGATCCAGTGGCCGTAGACCTTCGCCACGCCGTACGGGCTGCGCGGGTAGAACGGCGTCGTCTCGCGCTGCGGCGTCTCGACCACCTTGCCGAACTGCTCGCTGGAGCTGGCCTGGTAGAAGCGGGCCTTCGGCGCGGCCTTCTTCATCGCCTCGAGCATGCGCGTGACGCCCAACGCCGTGAACTCGCCGGTGAGCACCGGCTGCGTCCACGACGTCTGCACGAAGCTCTGCGCGGCGAGGTTGTAGATCTCGTCCGGCTTCGCCGCGTCGACCGCATCGACGAGCGACGTCTGGTCCAGCAGGTCGGCGGACACGAGCTCCACGCGATCGAGCAGATGGCCGATGCGCTCGAAGTACGACGTCGAGCTGCGCCGCACGACGCCGACGACGCGATACCCCTTGCCTAACAGCAGTTCGGCGAGGTACGAGCCGTCCTGGCCGGTGATCCCGGTGATGAACGCAGTCTTCATGGGCGCAGTAAAGGTACGCGAAAAAGGGAGCCCGTCGGGGCTCCCTTCCTCAACAACGACGAGGGTCGTCCGGTCACCGCGCGACGGTTCACACCGTGACGGCGCCGCCGCGCGGGGCGCGCTTCACCTTCCCCGCGCTCAGGCAGCCCGTGCAGACCTTGACCTTGATGATCTTGCCGTCCGCCTCGATGCGCGCGACCTGGAGGTTCGGCTTCCAGGTGCGGCGGGTGCGGTTGTTCGCGTGCGAGACGTTGTTGCCGTACGCAACGCCCTTCTCGCAGACGTAGCAGCGGCTCCGGTTGATGGCCATGATGCTTCTCCTCAGCGCTCGACGAGCTCGATGCGGGCCATGTCCGCGCCGTCGCCCCGGCGGTGCCCCAGCTTCAGGATGCGCGTGTAGCCGCCCGGGCGCGTGGCGAACTTCGGCCCGACCTCGCGGAACAGCTTGTCGGCCGTCTCGCGCTTCTGCACGTGACGCCCGGCGAGCCGGCGCGCGTGCAGCGTGCCCGACTTCGCCTTGGTGATCAGCTTCTCGACGAACGGGCGCAGCTCCTTGGCCTTCGCCTCGGTCGTCTCGATCGCGCCCTGCTCGATGAGCGAGGACGCCAGGTTGCGGAGCAGCGCGAGACGCTGCTCGCTCGTGCGGCGCAGCTGCCGCCCGGCCTTGCGGTGACGCATGGTTTACTCCTCGTCGTCGTCTTCTGGCGCGTTCGCGGCGGCGCGGCTCGGTGCGGTGCCCCAATCGGTGATCCGCACTCCGCCGTCGCCCGCTTCCTCGTAGCGCATGCCAAAGTTCAGCCCCTCGCGCTCGAGGAGATCGGCGATCTCCTGGAGGGACTTCTTGCCGAAGTTCTTGACCTGCAGGATCTGGTTCTCCGTCTGACGCACCAGATCGCCGAGCGTGCGGATGTTCGAGTTCTTGAGCGAGTTGACGCTGCGCACCGAGAGCTCGAGATCGTCGATCGACGTGCGGAGCAGGTCACCCATCCGCAGCGCGTCGGCGCCGTTGCCGTCGCCGCCCGCCGCCACGCTGGCCGCGGCGTGCGAGCCGAAGCCGGCGAAGTACTGGAAGTGCGTCTGCGCGAGCGCCGCGGCGTAGCTCACCGCCTCTTCCGGCGTGATCGTGCCGTTCGTCTCCACGGTCAGCGTGAGCCGATCGTAGTCCGTGCGCTGCCCGACGCGCGTCTCGGCCACCGCGAAGTTCGCGCGGCGCACCGGGTTGTAGATCGAGTCCACGCGGACGAGATCGACCGGCAGGCCGCGATCGACCGGATGCTGGTCGCTCTCGACGTAGCCGCGCCCCTTGTTCACGTAGAGCTCGATGTTGAGCTCGCGGTCCTCCTGGAGCGTGAGGAGGTGGTGCGCGGCGTCGACGATGCGCACGCCGCTGGCGCCCTGGATGTCGCCGGCGGTGATCGGACCCGCCTCGGTCTTCTGGATGCGCAGCACCGCCGTCTCGACGTCGTCGTCGAGCGTCAGCGTGAGCGTCTTCAGATTGCCGATGATCTGGTGCACGTCCTCCAC
This DNA window, taken from Gemmatirosa kalamazoonensis, encodes the following:
- the rplQ gene encoding 50S ribosomal protein L17; this encodes MRHRKAGRQLRRTSEQRLALLRNLASSLIEQGAIETTEAKAKELRPFVEKLITKAKSGTLHARRLAGRHVQKRETADKLFREVGPKFATRPGGYTRILKLGHRRGDGADMARIELVER
- a CDS encoding GDP-mannose 4,6-dehydratase, producing the protein MRALITGAAGFVGRWLARELVERGWDVTGAALEPAAIDGVRWVTGDVRDGAHLADALDAARPDAVFHLAGVTFVPAAGDDPGATAEVNVVAAARLLGLLRERKRAGVLDPVVVVTGSAEQYGRHEEGEMPVAERAEQRPHSVYAATKVAQEAIALEAWRSAGVRVIATRSFNHSGPGQAPHFLLPALVRRARTLRGGALRMGNQRPVRDFLHVSDVVAAYISLAERGSPGEAYNVASGVGTSVGELARRVLQRCGVDAPIASDPALVRPADVPWLVGDPSKLRAATGWSPRRTLDDLLDDLIAHHDATSD
- a CDS encoding DNA-directed RNA polymerase subunit alpha → MATTIDLRGLVRPQLVEATKREDNLNVAEFRLQPLERGFGHTLGNSMRRLLLSSLRGAAVWGFRIDGVVHEHQTIPGVVEDVHQIIGNLKTLTLTLDDDVETAVLRIQKTEAGPITAGDIQGASGVRIVDAAHHLLTLQEDRELNIELYVNKGRGYVESDQHPVDRGLPVDLVRVDSIYNPVRRANFAVAETRVGQRTDYDRLTLTVETNGTITPEEAVSYAAALAQTHFQYFAGFGSHAAASVAAGGDGNGADALRMGDLLRTSIDDLELSVRSVNSLKNSNIRTLGDLVRQTENQILQVKNFGKKSLQEIADLLEREGLNFGMRYEEAGDGGVRITDWGTAPSRAAANAPEDDDEE
- the rpmB gene encoding 50S ribosomal protein L28 — its product is MAINRSRCYVCEKGVAYGNNVSHANNRTRRTWKPNLQVARIEADGKIIKVKVCTGCLSAGKVKRAPRGGAVTV
- the gmd gene encoding GDP-mannose 4,6-dehydratase produces the protein MKTAFITGITGQDGSYLAELLLGKGYRVVGVVRRSSTSYFERIGHLLDRVELVSADLLDQTSLVDAVDAAKPDEIYNLAAQSFVQTSWTQPVLTGEFTALGVTRMLEAMKKAAPKARFYQASSSEQFGKVVETPQRETTPFYPRSPYGVAKVYGHWITVNYRESFGLFAASGILFNHESERRGLEFVTRKISDGVARIAFGLDDRLPLGNLDARRDWGFAGDYVDAMWRMLQQDEPDDFVVGTGTTCSVRDFCQRAFDVVGLDYREFVTRDERFFRPAEVDLLVADPSKAAEKLGWTPTVTFEQLVQRMVEADVARYRRMGHTPTRGRV